A window of Polaribacter litorisediminis contains these coding sequences:
- a CDS encoding DUF2461 domain-containing protein — MQFEKSTFTFLKDLQKNNDRDWFADHKEVYLKAQKNAKNIFSEIHKNMQMHDEIEKSKMMRIYRDVRFSTDKTPYKAHFANSYSRLGASLRGGYFLRIRPGESFLAGGFWEPSKEDLFRIRKEIEQDASEIRAILEAKEFQKHFGNQFESFSELKTAPRGFDKEHPDVDLLRKKGFIASKSFTDEQVLSENFTVEVDKSFRALRPFFNLFSDILTTNLNGESLI; from the coding sequence ATGCAATTCGAAAAATCAACTTTTACATTTCTAAAAGATTTACAAAAAAACAATGATAGAGATTGGTTTGCAGATCATAAAGAAGTTTATTTAAAAGCTCAAAAGAATGCAAAAAACATCTTTTCTGAAATTCATAAAAACATGCAAATGCATGATGAAATAGAGAAATCTAAAATGATGCGCATTTATAGAGATGTTCGTTTTTCTACCGATAAAACTCCTTATAAAGCCCATTTTGCAAACTCTTATTCAAGATTAGGAGCTTCCTTAAGAGGCGGTTATTTTTTAAGGATACGGCCAGGAGAATCTTTTTTAGCAGGTGGGTTTTGGGAGCCCAGTAAAGAAGATTTGTTCAGAATTAGAAAAGAAATAGAACAAGACGCATCAGAAATTCGAGCAATTTTAGAAGCCAAAGAATTTCAAAAGCATTTTGGAAATCAATTTGAAAGTTTTAGCGAATTAAAAACTGCACCACGCGGTTTTGATAAAGAACATCCGGATGTAGATTTATTGCGCAAAAAAGGATTTATAGCGAGTAAGAGTTTTACGGATGAACAAGTTTTATCCGAAAATTTTACAGTAGAAGTTGATAAAAGCTTCAGAGCCTTGCGCCCATTTTTTAACTTGTTTAGCGACATTCTGACAACCAATTTAAATGGAGAGTCTTTGATTTAG
- a CDS encoding DUF1853 family protein yields MHQKTKEIQKRYEGFLQTPSLWKNKAVYKLNQFKLNPRASKINTEIDEKLRLGKYIERFVSYQLKQETDLEILSENIQIQQEKRTLGELDCILLKDKQPIHLEIIYKFYVYDNSVGETEIEHCIGPNRKDSLVEKLTKLKQKQLPLLYSAECNTYLKSIALNNADIIQQVYFKAQLFVKISNTNKKLKMLNNDCIVGFYSNQKELEQFSDCKFHIPNKKDWLQIPHKNVDWLLFNPFKIATKIYLERHFSPLCWIKKPNGALEKFFLVWWE; encoded by the coding sequence ATGCATCAAAAAACAAAAGAAATTCAGAAAAGGTACGAAGGCTTTTTACAAACGCCAAGTTTGTGGAAAAACAAGGCTGTTTATAAATTAAATCAATTTAAACTCAACCCAAGGGCCTCAAAAATAAATACTGAGATTGATGAAAAATTAAGACTCGGAAAGTATATCGAACGTTTTGTTTCTTATCAACTAAAGCAAGAAACCGATCTGGAAATTTTATCAGAAAATATACAAATTCAACAAGAAAAAAGAACTTTAGGAGAATTAGATTGCATTCTTTTAAAGGATAAACAACCGATTCATTTAGAAATTATTTACAAGTTTTATGTATATGACAATTCCGTTGGGGAAACGGAAATAGAACATTGTATTGGTCCTAATAGAAAAGATTCGTTAGTAGAGAAATTAACAAAATTGAAACAAAAACAGTTACCATTGCTCTACTCTGCCGAATGCAATACTTATTTAAAATCTATTGCTTTAAATAATGCAGATATAATTCAACAGGTTTATTTCAAAGCACAATTATTCGTTAAGATTTCTAATACAAACAAAAAACTAAAGATGCTAAATAATGATTGTATTGTTGGTTTTTACAGCAATCAAAAAGAATTAGAACAATTTTCTGATTGTAAATTTCACATTCCGAATAAGAAAGATTGGTTACAAATTCCTCATAAAAATGTAGATTGGTTACTTTTTAATCCCTTTAAAATAGCCACAAAAATATATTTGGAAAGACATTTTTCGCCGCTTTGTTGGATAAAAAAACCAAATGGTGCGTTAGAAAAATTCTTTTTAGTATGGTGGGAGTAA
- a CDS encoding efflux RND transporter periplasmic adaptor subunit, whose translation MSTRSKIILGIIVALFIAALIWFGKKNKTSIVTYETETPFRTTIVKKTVATGTVTPLEEIEIKPQITGIIDKILLLEGSKVKKGDLIATVRVVPNEQSLISAKGRVDNIKIRLKNAEISYNRNKGLFDKGVISRADYEAVELTYNSALQDLKNAQNDYLIIKRGSAGSGGSANTNIIAQMSGTILEIPVKEGDQVIQSNNFNAGTTIASIADMSKMIFEGKVDESEVGKLIKGSDIEVSIGAIEGAKFPAKLNFIAPKGTVEAGAVQFKIKADVSLDDKYFIRAGYSANADIVLEKKDSVLSIKEALLRFDNKTEEPYVEIQKEDGTFEKKTLKLGTSDGVNVEVLEGVTIDEKIKVWNKASKSDDEKTN comes from the coding sequence ATGAGTACAAGATCAAAAATTATTTTAGGCATTATCGTTGCATTGTTTATTGCTGCCTTAATTTGGTTCGGTAAAAAGAACAAGACAAGTATTGTAACCTACGAAACGGAGACGCCTTTTAGAACAACAATTGTGAAAAAAACGGTGGCTACCGGAACCGTAACTCCTTTAGAAGAAATAGAAATTAAACCACAAATTACAGGTATTATTGATAAAATATTGTTGTTAGAGGGTTCAAAAGTGAAAAAAGGAGACTTAATTGCAACGGTAAGAGTGGTGCCTAACGAACAATCTTTAATTAGTGCAAAGGGTAGGGTAGATAACATTAAAATCCGTTTAAAAAATGCAGAAATTTCTTACAATAGGAATAAGGGATTATTTGATAAAGGAGTAATTTCTAGAGCAGATTATGAAGCAGTAGAACTAACTTACAATTCTGCTTTGCAAGATTTAAAAAATGCTCAAAATGATTATTTAATTATCAAAAGAGGTTCTGCTGGGTCAGGAGGTTCTGCGAATACAAATATTATAGCGCAAATGTCTGGTACTATTTTAGAGATACCGGTAAAAGAAGGGGATCAGGTTATTCAATCGAATAATTTTAATGCGGGAACTACCATTGCATCTATTGCAGATATGAGTAAAATGATTTTTGAAGGAAAAGTAGACGAATCTGAAGTAGGCAAGCTCATTAAAGGAAGCGATATAGAAGTTTCTATTGGAGCTATAGAAGGAGCTAAATTTCCAGCAAAATTAAATTTTATTGCTCCAAAGGGAACAGTAGAAGCAGGCGCTGTTCAGTTTAAAATTAAAGCAGATGTTTCTCTAGACGATAAATATTTTATTAGAGCCGGTTATAGTGCCAATGCAGACATTGTTTTAGAGAAAAAAGATAGCGTTTTATCTATTAAAGAAGCATTATTAAGGTTTGATAATAAAACTGAAGAGCCATATGTTGAGATTCAAAAAGAAGACGGAACGTTTGAAAAGAAAACCCTAAAATTAGGCACTTCTGATGGTGTAAATGTTGAGGTTTTAGAAGGAGTTACGATTGATGAAAAAATTAAGGTATGGAACAAAGCTTCCAAATCTGATGATGAGAAAACCAATTAA